A region from the Lolium perenne isolate Kyuss_39 chromosome 4, Kyuss_2.0, whole genome shotgun sequence genome encodes:
- the LOC127294203 gene encoding uncharacterized protein, which translates to MEAEPSGNGRSDGRDGNRDGDGGGHRRGGRCGVHQRKRGGRGGRDGDRDVQRRDGGGHRRGGRRGVHQQKGGRRGCGGDGDRGVHRRRRLTSHSTGPISLEGLAVALFSPRRVHCPSRSCKSPTLLLQWRCHIDNQLEVSCRVHSPVLPDCKPLNTMRIELLALLFFQIRDALTQRQVKMASLYKYSFCTENGTVLAQSIFDVPGRWIILVITCAILKLRF; encoded by the exons ATGGAGGCCGAGCCGTCCGGCAACGGGAGAAGTGACGGAAGGGATGGGAACCGCGACGGGGATGGAGGCGGCCACAGGCGGGGCGGACGCTGCGGCGTCCACCAGCGAAAGAGAGGCGGGCGGGGCGGAAGGGATGGAGACCGCGACGTCCAGCGACGGGATGGAGGCGGGCACCGGCGGGGCGGACGCCGCGGCGTTCACCAGCAAAAGGGAGGCAGGCGGGGCTGTGGGGGTGATGGAGACCGCGGTGTccaccggcggcggcgcctcaCCTCCCACTCGACTGGTCCGATCTCCTTGGAGGGTTTGGCGGTCGCCCTCTTCAGTCCTCGCCGTGTTCACTGCCCCTCGAGGTCCTGCAAGTCGCCGACACTACTACTGCAGTGGCGTTGTCACATAGACAACCAGTTGGAAGTGTCATGCCGGGTGCACAGTCCAGTCCTCCCCGACTGCAAGCCGCTGAATACTATGAGAATCGAGCTGCTCGCTCTTCTTTTCTTTCAGATCAGAGATGCTTTAACCCAGAGGCAG GTTAAGATGGCAAGCCTGTACAAGTACTCTTTCTGTACAGAGAATGGTACTGTGCTAGCGCAATCCATCTTTGATGTTCCTGGTAGATGGATCATATTAGTCATTACGTGTGCTATCCTGAAGCTACGATTTTGA